A single window of Deinococcota bacterium DNA harbors:
- a CDS encoding branched-chain amino acid ABC transporter permease has translation MDSFLSLLPQTLLNGLTLGSVYALIALGYSMVYGILRLLNFAHGDIYMIGAYLGYGVFVMAFADGESLLPAAAVIVLMLVVAMVGAGVVSVAVERFAYRPLRYAPRIAPLISALGVSFILQNLVQITVSPRPLSYGSGTLIPSDAIFMLGDLRVHGSRILVIGTAVVLMLALTYFVQRTRLGRAMRAVSTDLDAAQMMGVDVNRVVMATFFIGAVLAGAAGVLVGVVFFSIRHTMGFVAGLKGFTAAVLGGIGSIPGAVLGGLIIGMAEAFTSVYISATYKDAVAFIILVLILIIRPSGLMGKPLVQKV, from the coding sequence ATGGACTCCTTCCTTTCGCTCCTGCCCCAGACGCTGCTGAACGGCCTCACCCTGGGGAGCGTCTACGCGCTCATCGCCCTGGGCTACTCGATGGTCTACGGTATCTTGCGGCTGCTCAACTTCGCGCACGGCGACATCTACATGATCGGGGCCTATCTCGGTTACGGCGTCTTCGTCATGGCCTTTGCCGACGGGGAGTCGCTCTTGCCGGCCGCCGCCGTCATCGTCTTGATGCTGGTGGTGGCGATGGTGGGCGCCGGTGTCGTCAGCGTCGCCGTCGAGCGCTTCGCCTACCGCCCGCTGCGCTACGCGCCGCGCATCGCGCCGCTGATCAGCGCGCTGGGGGTGTCCTTTATCTTGCAGAACCTGGTTCAGATAACCGTCAGCCCGCGGCCCCTCTCCTACGGCAGTGGCACCCTCATCCCTTCGGACGCGATCTTCATGCTGGGCGACCTGAGGGTCCACGGCTCGAGGATCTTGGTCATCGGCACCGCCGTCGTCCTCATGCTGGCGCTCACGTATTTCGTGCAGAGGACCCGCCTGGGCCGCGCCATGCGGGCGGTCTCCACCGACTTGGACGCCGCCCAGATGATGGGCGTAGACGTCAACCGGGTCGTCATGGCGACCTTTTTTATCGGCGCCGTCTTGGCCGGCGCCGCCGGCGTCTTGGTCGGCGTCGTCTTTTTCAGCATCCGCCACACGATGGGCTTCGTCGCCGGCCTCAAGGGCTTCACCGCCGCCGTCCTGGGCGGCATTGGCAGCATTCCGGGTGCTGTTCTGGGCGGCCTCATCATCGGCATGGCCGAGGCCTTTACCAGCGTCTACATCTCCGCCACCTACAAGGACGCCGTGGCCTTCATCATCTTGGTCCTCATCCTCATCATCAGGCCGAGCGGCCTCATGGGCAAGCCGCTTGTGCAGAAGGTCTAG
- a CDS encoding branched-chain amino acid ABC transporter permease gives MENSDKTNKVTTPYTSEPLTPEASPPAPSIGSDEWAAQVEGRRRKRASFWGRLADLWERLPLGWRYALALALLVTVPLLTGTQPFLELIGASNNDFILRTGARFLIFAMLAIGLNVIVGNAGLLDLGYVAFFGIAGYLYAYSSSDFVTALGPGGVHLPSLISVPLIILVTAGIGWLVGSVSLRLSGDYLAIVTLGFGLVFVQLALTATRVNLPWLERPVDFTRGPNGINHLDGISVFGYSFTTTLEYYYLFLALLILVYLTVHHLNLSRIGRAWRAIREDELAAEILGTPTGRLKLLAFAIGAGIAALAGSVDAAWQGNVVPVPRYSALTLINLYAMVVLGGIGSLPGAVLGAFIFTVLPEVLRDITAASFLFYGFGLMGLWAVLKPMRRFALVVGGTIASGLLFKLLVRFAWPGLDSPTLSGSWLNQAIQSWLVIPPNFTAVGNVVTILAIFVLLLTILFKHKPGLFHLLLGLSLYLFAFAWETRLALEPAATRILIVGVTLVVLMIVRPQGLLGKEEVKVA, from the coding sequence TTGGAAAACTCCGACAAGACCAACAAGGTCACCACCCCCTACACCTCTGAGCCGCTCACCCCGGAAGCCTCGCCGCCCGCACCGTCTATCGGCAGCGACGAGTGGGCAGCGCAAGTCGAAGGCCGCAGGCGCAAGCGCGCTAGCTTCTGGGGCCGGCTTGCCGATCTCTGGGAGCGCCTCCCCTTGGGCTGGCGCTACGCGCTGGCGCTCGCCCTGCTCGTCACGGTGCCGCTCCTAACGGGCACCCAGCCCTTTCTCGAGCTTATCGGTGCCTCCAACAACGACTTCATCCTCCGCACGGGCGCGCGCTTTTTGATTTTCGCCATGCTGGCCATCGGCCTCAACGTCATCGTCGGCAACGCCGGGCTATTGGACCTCGGCTACGTGGCCTTTTTTGGCATTGCCGGCTACCTCTACGCCTACAGCTCGTCGGATTTCGTCACCGCCTTGGGTCCGGGCGGCGTCCACCTGCCCTCGCTCATAAGCGTGCCGCTGATCATCTTGGTGACCGCCGGGATAGGCTGGCTCGTCGGCTCGGTGTCCCTGCGGCTCTCGGGCGACTACCTGGCGATCGTCACCCTCGGCTTCGGGCTGGTCTTCGTGCAGCTCGCCCTCACCGCGACCCGTGTCAACCTGCCCTGGCTCGAGCGTCCGGTGGACTTCACCCGCGGGCCCAACGGCATCAACCACCTCGACGGCATCTCGGTTTTCGGCTACTCCTTTACCACTACGCTGGAGTACTACTACCTCTTCCTGGCCCTCTTGATCCTCGTCTACCTCACCGTCCACCACCTCAACCTTTCGCGCATCGGCCGGGCCTGGCGCGCCATCCGCGAGGACGAGCTGGCCGCCGAGATCCTGGGCACGCCGACCGGGCGGCTCAAGCTCCTGGCCTTTGCCATCGGCGCGGGCATCGCCGCCCTGGCGGGCTCGGTCGACGCGGCCTGGCAGGGCAACGTGGTGCCGGTGCCACGCTACAGCGCGCTCACGCTCATCAACCTCTACGCGATGGTGGTGCTCGGCGGCATCGGCAGCCTGCCGGGCGCGGTGCTCGGGGCCTTTATCTTCACGGTCCTGCCCGAGGTCCTGCGGGACATCACCGCCGCCAGCTTTCTCTTTTACGGCTTCGGCCTCATGGGCTTGTGGGCGGTCCTGAAGCCCATGAGGCGCTTCGCGCTGGTCGTGGGCGGGACCATCGCCAGCGGTCTCCTCTTCAAGCTCCTCGTCCGCTTCGCCTGGCCGGGCCTGGACAGCCCGACCTTGTCAGGGTCCTGGCTCAACCAAGCCATACAGTCTTGGCTGGTTATTCCGCCCAACTTTACGGCCGTGGGCAACGTCGTGACGATCTTGGCGATCTTCGTCTTGCTCTTGACCATCTTGTTCAAGCACAAGCCGGGTCTCTTCCACCTCCTGCTCGGCCTCAGCCTCTACCTCTTCGCCTTTGCCTGGGAGACGCGGCTGGCGCTCGAGCCCGCCGCCACCCGCATCCTCATCGTCGGGGTGACGCTGGTGGTCCTCATGATCGTGAGGCCGCAGGGCCTGCTCGGCAAGGAAGAAGTGAAGGTCGCCTGA
- a CDS encoding ABC transporter ATP-binding protein: MLELDGVSLSFGGLQAISALTFEVGEGEIVSLIGPNGAGKSTAINLITGVYRPDGGDIRFGGRSLVGMKPHDIAALGLARTFQSLRVYLNMSVLDNVMTGAYCHTKAGFWSTVLRLPAWHREEGEIRGLAETNLAFFGSRLQGYRLNQPAYSLSYANRRRLEIARAMTTGAKFLLLDEPAAGMNPSESAEITTLIGKLRGEGGYTILLIEHDMNVVGKISDRVIVLDHGVKIAEGDYEEVTSDPKVVEAYLGRRHKELG; encoded by the coding sequence ATGCTCGAGCTCGACGGGGTCAGCTTGAGCTTTGGCGGCCTACAGGCGATCAGCGCCCTGACTTTTGAGGTTGGCGAGGGCGAGATCGTCAGCCTTATCGGGCCCAACGGCGCGGGCAAGTCGACCGCCATCAACCTGATCACCGGCGTCTACAGACCTGATGGCGGCGACATCCGCTTCGGCGGCAGGTCGCTCGTCGGCATGAAGCCGCACGACATCGCCGCCCTGGGTCTGGCCCGCACCTTTCAGAGCCTGCGCGTCTACTTGAACATGAGCGTGCTCGACAACGTGATGACCGGCGCCTACTGCCACACCAAGGCCGGCTTCTGGTCGACCGTCTTGCGCCTGCCCGCCTGGCACCGGGAGGAGGGGGAGATTCGAGGCTTGGCCGAAACGAATCTCGCCTTTTTCGGCAGCCGCCTGCAGGGCTACCGCCTGAACCAGCCCGCCTACAGCCTCTCCTACGCCAACCGCCGACGGCTCGAGATCGCCCGCGCCATGACCACCGGCGCCAAGTTCCTGCTCTTGGACGAGCCCGCCGCCGGCATGAACCCCAGCGAGTCCGCCGAGATCACCACCTTGATCGGCAAATTGCGGGGCGAGGGCGGCTACACGATTCTGCTCATCGAGCACGACATGAACGTGGTCGGCAAGATATCCGACCGCGTGATCGTCTTGGATCACGGCGTAAAAATTGCCGAGGGTGATTACGAGGAAGTTACCAGCGATCCGAAGGTCGTCGAGGCCTACCTGGGCCGCCGCCACAAGGAGCTGGGCTGA
- a CDS encoding ABC transporter ATP-binding protein has product MDSANSQAPILRFQSVNTHYGPIHILQDIGLEIYPGELVCLLGGNASGKSTTLKTALGIVRPSSGTVEFLGENVNERPTSYRIGRGMAVVPENRRIFGEMSVRENLLMGTYLRRDKEGIQEDLARMLTRFPRLQERLNQQGGTLSGGEQQMLAMARALMSRPKLLLMDEPSMGLAPLLVEQNFELIKRVNETGTTVFMVEQNANMALSIADRGYVLQTGRVALEGSAQRLRQDADLRKAYLGR; this is encoded by the coding sequence ATGGACTCAGCGAACAGCCAAGCGCCCATCTTGCGCTTTCAAAGCGTCAACACCCACTACGGCCCGATTCACATCCTCCAGGACATAGGGCTCGAGATCTACCCCGGCGAGCTCGTCTGCCTCCTGGGCGGCAACGCCTCGGGCAAGTCGACCACGCTCAAGACGGCGCTCGGCATCGTCCGGCCCAGCAGCGGCACCGTCGAGTTCCTGGGCGAGAACGTGAACGAGCGGCCGACGAGTTACCGCATTGGGCGCGGCATGGCGGTGGTGCCCGAGAACCGGCGCATCTTCGGCGAGATGAGCGTGCGCGAGAACCTGCTCATGGGCACCTACCTGCGCCGCGACAAGGAGGGCATCCAAGAGGACCTGGCGCGGATGCTTACGCGCTTTCCCCGCCTGCAGGAGCGCCTGAACCAGCAGGGCGGCACCCTCTCGGGCGGCGAGCAGCAGATGCTGGCGATGGCGCGCGCCTTGATGTCCCGCCCCAAGCTGCTCTTGATGGACGAGCCCTCGATGGGGCTGGCGCCGCTCCTGGTCGAGCAGAACTTCGAACTCATCAAGCGGGTCAACGAAACCGGCACCACCGTGTTCATGGTCGAGCAGAACGCCAACATGGCGCTCAGCATCGCCGATCGCGGCTACGTTCTTCAAACTGGGCGGGTAGCCTTGGAAGGCTCCGCGCAGAGGCTGCGCCAAGACGCCGACTTGCGCAAGGCCTACCTGGGCCGGTAG
- a CDS encoding aminotransferase class I/II-fold pyridoxal phosphate-dependent enzyme: MHRLFELLLETTASPTAGKPEAFLGFSLATSPRLGEFLYELEPDLSLDWSNESFQGLTALREHVVARAGLVGLCTADDVLITAGAAEANFLAITQLVGPGDEIVVETPGWPQPTVLGRAIGATVKSLPRREENGWRFDLGELAGLITKRTRLIFLCNPNNPTGQVLREAELGEVVRLAERVGAYLLCDEVYAGLEWQGTRVPSVAGLYERGISTGSVSKALGLQGLRTGWLISPDPKVVFDAVVLRENSSEIMNVLGERISEIALREDRYTLALAQARLEGERNLEMLEAFIASRDELSWQRPAAGLIGLCRLHLPFDGDELARRLLAPPYRTFAIPGSAYGFPQHIRLGVGGGPAAGLETGLSRLARCLDAHANL, from the coding sequence ATCCACAGGCTGTTCGAGCTGCTGCTCGAGACCACGGCTTCCCCTACCGCCGGCAAGCCCGAGGCCTTTTTGGGATTCTCGCTCGCCACCTCGCCGCGGCTCGGGGAGTTTTTGTATGAGCTCGAGCCCGACCTCTCCCTCGACTGGTCGAACGAGTCCTTTCAGGGCCTGACCGCGCTGCGCGAGCACGTGGTTGCTCGAGCCGGGCTCGTGGGCCTTTGCACGGCGGACGACGTGCTGATAACCGCGGGCGCCGCCGAGGCCAACTTTCTGGCCATCACGCAGCTCGTCGGGCCAGGCGACGAGATCGTCGTCGAGACGCCGGGCTGGCCCCAGCCGACGGTCCTGGGCAGGGCAATTGGCGCGACCGTCAAAAGCCTGCCGCGCCGCGAGGAGAACGGCTGGCGCTTTGACCTGGGCGAGCTTGCCGGGCTCATCACGAAGCGCACCCGGCTCATTTTCCTCTGCAACCCCAACAACCCGACGGGCCAGGTCCTGCGGGAGGCGGAACTGGGTGAGGTCGTCCGCTTAGCCGAGCGCGTGGGTGCCTACCTCCTCTGCGACGAGGTCTATGCCGGCCTCGAGTGGCAGGGGACGCGCGTGCCCTCGGTGGCCGGGCTCTACGAGCGCGGCATCAGCACGGGCAGCGTCTCCAAGGCGCTGGGCCTCCAGGGCCTGCGAACCGGCTGGCTGATCTCTCCTGATCCCAAAGTGGTCTTTGACGCCGTCGTCCTGCGCGAGAACAGCAGCGAGATCATGAACGTCCTGGGCGAGCGAATCTCAGAAATCGCCCTGCGCGAGGACCGCTACACTCTAGCCTTGGCCCAGGCGCGCTTGGAGGGGGAGCGCAACCTCGAGATGCTCGAGGCCTTTATCGCCTCCCGCGACGAACTCTCCTGGCAGCGCCCGGCGGCCGGGCTGATCGGCCTCTGCCGCCTCCATCTCCCCTTCGACGGCGACGAGCTGGCGCGCCGGCTCTTGGCGCCACCCTACCGCACCTTTGCCATCCCCGGCAGCGCCTACGGCTTTCCCCAGCACATCCGCCTCGGTGTAGGCGGCGGTCCGGCGGCTGGGCTCGAGACGGGACTGTCACGTCTGGCCCGCTGTCTGGACGCCCACGCGAACCTCTAG
- a CDS encoding aminotransferase class V-fold PLP-dependent enzyme, whose amino-acid sequence MLRDRFPIFEDKTFLNSCSKGALSLEVREAYTRYLDDWQREGSPWELWVETLEKTRHAFARLVGAQPHEVAVTTSVSAAVSALASALSFEARPKVVVSDAEFPTVAQIWHAQERRGARVVHVVERDGMIPLERFERLIDDGTALVSVAHVCYRHGAKQDAKAVADIARRHGALTLLDAYQSLGTMPTDVRALGVDIMVGGALKYLLGSSGLAFMYVREGLQELEPTATGWFAQDDIMALDIYAHKSSPTARRFESGTPPVPNLYAGLAGLELIHSAGPDAIAAHLRDLTEALKDGARERGYRLATPAEHGALIAFKARELERLVGELAQDGIVVSHRDGNLRVSPHLYNTLEDIERLFGCLDRHRDLLA is encoded by the coding sequence TTGCTACGAGACCGCTTTCCCATCTTTGAAGACAAGACCTTCCTCAACAGCTGCTCGAAGGGCGCGCTGTCGCTCGAGGTGAGAGAGGCCTACACCCGCTACCTGGACGACTGGCAGCGTGAGGGCTCGCCCTGGGAGCTCTGGGTCGAGACGCTCGAGAAGACCCGTCACGCCTTTGCCCGCCTGGTGGGCGCCCAGCCGCACGAGGTGGCGGTGACCACTTCGGTGTCGGCGGCAGTCAGCGCCCTGGCCAGCGCCCTCTCCTTCGAGGCGCGCCCCAAGGTGGTGGTGAGCGACGCTGAGTTTCCGACGGTGGCGCAGATCTGGCACGCCCAGGAGAGGCGCGGCGCGCGGGTCGTCCACGTGGTGGAGAGGGACGGGATGATTCCCCTCGAGCGCTTCGAGAGGCTCATCGACGACGGCACGGCCCTCGTCTCGGTCGCCCACGTCTGCTACCGCCACGGTGCGAAGCAAGACGCCAAGGCCGTCGCCGACATCGCCCGCCGCCACGGCGCGCTCACGCTGCTCGACGCCTACCAGTCGCTTGGCACCATGCCTACCGACGTGAGGGCGCTCGGCGTCGATATCATGGTCGGCGGGGCGCTCAAGTACCTGCTCGGCTCCTCGGGGCTGGCCTTCATGTACGTGCGCGAAGGGCTCCAGGAGCTCGAACCCACCGCCACGGGCTGGTTCGCGCAAGACGACATCATGGCCCTGGACATCTACGCGCACAAGTCGTCGCCTACGGCGCGGCGCTTCGAGTCGGGAACGCCGCCCGTGCCCAACCTCTACGCGGGTCTGGCCGGGCTCGAGCTGATCCACTCGGCCGGCCCGGACGCCATCGCAGCGCACCTGCGTGACCTGACCGAGGCTCTTAAGGACGGGGCGCGGGAGCGCGGCTACCGCCTGGCGACCCCTGCCGAACACGGCGCCCTGATCGCCTTTAAGGCGCGTGAGCTCGAAAGGCTGGTCGGCGAGCTGGCCCAAGACGGCATCGTCGTTTCACACCGCGACGGCAACCTGCGCGTCTCACCCCACCTCTACAACACCCTAGAGGACATTGAGCGTCTCTTTGGCTGCCTGGACAGGCACCGTGACCTCCTCGCATGA
- a CDS encoding thiamine pyrophosphate-binding protein has product MSVSYENSKVVFKGIKAAGITSVSALPETWLIHLLQRCEDDPDMALIEVAKEEEAIGVAAGAYFAGERHLLLMQNHGFLAAVNAVVSLALLYHIPLCMLIAFRGHWGEPHPWHTRGGIVTEEVLRALGVPFEHARDPGKVAKQIGEAYTFAQSSLSPVALLLTRDLMED; this is encoded by the coding sequence ATGTCGGTCTCCTACGAAAACTCCAAGGTCGTCTTCAAAGGCATCAAGGCCGCCGGCATCACCTCCGTCTCGGCGCTGCCCGAGACCTGGCTGATCCACCTCCTGCAGCGCTGCGAGGACGACCCCGACATGGCGCTCATCGAGGTCGCCAAGGAGGAGGAGGCCATCGGCGTCGCCGCCGGGGCCTACTTCGCGGGAGAGCGTCACCTGCTGCTCATGCAGAACCACGGTTTTCTGGCCGCCGTCAACGCCGTCGTCTCGCTGGCCTTGCTCTATCACATTCCGCTCTGCATGCTCATAGCCTTTCGTGGCCACTGGGGCGAGCCCCATCCCTGGCACACGCGCGGCGGCATCGTCACCGAGGAGGTCTTGCGCGCGCTCGGCGTTCCCTTCGAGCACGCCCGCGACCCCGGTAAGGTCGCCAAGCAGATCGGCGAGGCCTACACCTTCGCGCAGAGTTCGCTCTCGCCCGTCGCGCTGCTCTTGACCCGTGACCTGATGGAAGACTGA
- a CDS encoding thiamine pyrophosphate-dependent enzyme produces MERSKALEVIYPELQDKLVVTLMGACAQELYNLGDRDNFFYLQHAMGLVSSIGLGLALHLPHERVVALDGDGSVLMNLGTLATLARYRPKNLIHIVFDNGSLLSTGGFSSHTTSGLTDLSAIARGAGILHVTTATTPYGFGEAVIDALARDDLSVIVAKVRAVGPDHYGMDLHLPENAFRFKRWIQDRKRRRG; encoded by the coding sequence ATGGAACGTTCCAAGGCCCTCGAGGTTATCTATCCGGAACTTCAGGACAAGCTCGTCGTCACCCTGATGGGTGCCTGCGCACAGGAGCTCTACAACCTGGGAGATCGCGACAACTTCTTTTATCTGCAGCACGCCATGGGCCTCGTCTCGTCCATCGGCCTGGGCCTCGCCCTCCACCTGCCCCATGAACGGGTGGTGGCGCTCGACGGCGACGGCTCGGTGCTGATGAACCTGGGCACCCTCGCCACCCTCGCCCGCTACCGGCCCAAGAACCTGATCCACATCGTCTTCGACAACGGCAGCCTGCTCTCGACCGGCGGCTTTAGCTCGCACACCACCTCGGGCCTCACCGACCTCTCGGCCATCGCTAGGGGTGCCGGCATCCTACACGTCACCACCGCGACCACGCCCTACGGCTTCGGCGAGGCGGTCATAGACGCCTTGGCACGCGACGACCTCAGCGTCATCGTCGCCAAAGTGCGTGCGGTAGGCCCCGATCACTACGGCATGGATCTGCACCTGCCGGAGAATGCCTTTCGCTTCAAGCGCTGGATTCAGGACCGGAAAAGGCGGAGGGGGTAG
- a CDS encoding cyclase family protein: MSTLPTLIADLAAGKVTVVDLTQPLSPETAVIELPPPFAPSPGLTLERISHYDDKGPAWYWNVLHLGEHTGTHFDAPVHWITGKDVRNGATDTLEPRRFVAPASVIDVSAEVAADEDFCLTPQRVEAWEEEHGRLEAGAWLLLRTDWSKRSGRDAFLNVSEDGPHSPGFTPACVRFLAHERDVLGVGVETVGTDAGQAGGFDPPFPAHTVMHGAGKLGLASLCNLDKLPPKGALIIAAPLKIVGGSGSPVRVLALVSA; the protein is encoded by the coding sequence ATGTCCACCCTTCCCACCCTCATCGCCGATCTTGCCGCCGGCAAGGTCACCGTCGTCGACCTCACCCAGCCGCTCAGCCCAGAGACGGCCGTGATCGAGCTGCCGCCCCCCTTCGCACCGTCTCCGGGACTCACCCTCGAGAGGATCTCCCACTACGACGACAAGGGCCCGGCCTGGTACTGGAACGTCCTGCACCTGGGCGAGCACACCGGCACGCACTTCGACGCGCCCGTCCACTGGATCACCGGCAAGGATGTCCGTAATGGGGCGACGGACACGCTCGAGCCCCGGAGGTTCGTCGCGCCGGCGAGCGTCATCGACGTGAGCGCCGAGGTGGCCGCGGACGAGGACTTCTGCCTGACGCCACAGCGCGTAGAGGCCTGGGAGGAGGAGCACGGCCGGCTCGAGGCGGGTGCCTGGCTCCTGCTCAGAACCGACTGGTCAAAGCGTTCCGGCAGGGACGCCTTTCTCAACGTCAGCGAGGACGGCCCTCACTCCCCCGGCTTCACCCCCGCCTGCGTGAGGTTCTTGGCGCACGAGCGCGACGTCTTGGGCGTCGGCGTGGAGACGGTCGGCACGGACGCCGGTCAGGCAGGCGGCTTCGACCCGCCCTTTCCTGCCCACACCGTCATGCACGGTGCGGGCAAGCTCGGCCTCGCCAGCCTCTGCAACCTGGACAAGCTGCCGCCCAAAGGCGCGCTGATCATTGCCGCGCCGCTCAAGATCGTCGGCGGCTCGGGCAGCCCGGTGCGCGTCTTGGCCCTCGTCTCCGCCTGA